CAGATATAATCatatattgtatatttgttTGGCTAAATAGGGTAATTAACAAATGAAAGCATTACAACGATGAATATTGGCAGATTGTAGATGAAATGGATGATTTGGAAGAAGATACTAAGCGTGTCGACGACAAAGAAAATGGTGAAACGAAGACGCCTGTTGTTGCAGGGATCAATCTTGTTTTGATGATGTCTTTCCTATCGTTGTCCGAGGAAGATGGCTCCAAAATCGATGAAATCCAGGAAATTGAAACGTCGGATTCCGAACATAAATATGTGCATGGGCACAGCATTCAGGCAAGAAGGCAGCAGGCAGCAAGTGAACCGGCTTCCGACCATCGAAAGGCAAACAACGTCTAGGGTTCATACCAAGATAAGAGACTCTAGGTCAATTTTGTAGCATGTTCTGTTTTAACAAATCAATAAACGCTATTGATGATATTGATATGTATCGTCTCCTATTTGATCTTAGTTCACCATTTCAACTATTTGATCTCAGGCATTGCAGACGATTCTGAATTTCCAAGAACGAGGCATGCATTCTACTTCTAGATGGACCAATTTTGCTTTGAGGCTTGCTTTTTTTAGGCAAGCTAGTTAGGAGAAGAAATCAAAGTTTTTGTAGTTTGTTAAATATCGTTGACACCATAATATAGGAAATGGCTGTATTATATCAAATATTCTTGCTAGTTCCatcaatattttcataaatacgTTACGTTGTTCGAGTTTTTCATGTGTCTAATTAGGAAAGCCCAAAATATGAGTAGCATTTTAAAGATCTCGTTATAGCTTTGCAAATACTAGTATCTTCAttgaattattcattttaGACCAAGTAATTGGATGTAGAAGTTTGAGAGCTCATGCATGATTTGAAGTGGATTTTGAGCTCACCATTAATATGGAACTTCTTTAAAAATTGGGAATCTCAAATACCTAATGTTTGGGCCGTacgaaatgaaaatagaaCTTTTCGGCCCGGCCCCTATCGATGCCGGGCCTAAAGTATATGGCCCAGCCCGATAAACCGGTAGAATGGTAGGTACAGTTTGGCAGCTACTATTAACATTTGTCGGCGTAATAAACCAAAGATCACTGGTAATTTCAAGGCTCAAAAACGTAAAgggagaaaagaagaagacgagTTCAACACAATTATAAGCGAAAAATGGCGCTGCAATGGATGATTCTGGCCTACGTCGTGGCAGCTGAGGCAGCGATCGCGGTTATCCTCACGCTACCGGCGCCCAAAGCGATACAGTCGCGAATTTCATCGCTCATATCGCGTATTGTGCAGCCATCGCTATTCATCGTACCCTTCTCCGCCTTTCAGCTCCTAGGTACTCAATTTCTTCGCCTTTTGGGGATGAGTTTGCCGATTTCCGTCATATttgggtttttattttttgtaatttacatAGTAAGTTTTTTTAGGggtttattgttttgttttctaattttctttctGTTTGAATTGATCTTAGATATATACTGGAAGAGTGAGCATCGCCTGAAATGTAGTGGCGAGACCTGCACTGCGGCTGAGAGGAGTCGTTATGAGAGAGCGgtaattacaatttctttgttttggggaaataaaatattcttattCTGAACTTAGACATTGGGTTATACTTTTTCTTTGCTTCAATTTTAAGAAcgtaataatgaaaatttttttattgttcttgGTGATGTTTCGTTTGAGTCGATCCAGCTGAAATCAAACCCTCGTTATGCTTGTACCGCAGCATCGTAGTTGAAAAACTACACTAGGTAAcacatagtagtatattagtTGAATTGCATAAACTGAGACTGTtttacttaataaaataacgTGGTGAACAAAAGTGGATATTAGATTAGTTCTTATAgcattgtttttgtttgtagTTTTGTACCATGTGGAGTGTGGACCTTGAGTTGAAGAAGTATCTGTTTGTTCAAGAATCTATTTCTGAGCGTATGCCTGATTCAATCGATCGCATTAAGTGATCAAAGTGGCTGTGAGCGACACTGGGGTAGGGGTGAATAGTGAAACATGAGATTCTTACAGCTTAATGGACGTATGAAGCTGATAGTGATGGTAGCAATCACTTCGGTAATACGAACATATTGTGCGGTGGATGGCTGCTCAGGGCTCGCTGAATAAGTCTTATTTTGCAGCcgatagtagtaattaaatcTATAATAACAAAGCAGAGTGTCCTAAATATTTAGATTCTTTTGTGCATGTACGATAGTATCGATATTGGGTTAGAGGTGAAGGTCATATGTTGTTGAGCCAGCTTTTTCGTTGCTGCTGGGCACGAGGAATTCCTGTTGTTATGTTAAAGAGTGATTATGTTTATCACCATTTGCTGTTTGCTTAATTTTATATGCCATTCACTCTATCAATCATATGCctaattatctttttttttattatgcttCAAAACATTCTTTTGTAtgcttcaaatttttttgagaTGTTTTGATACACACACACCTAgta
The nucleotide sequence above comes from Salvia hispanica cultivar TCC Black 2014 chromosome 5, UniMelb_Shisp_WGS_1.0, whole genome shotgun sequence. Encoded proteins:
- the LOC125186276 gene encoding uncharacterized protein LOC125186276 → MALQWMILAYVVAAEAAIAVILTLPAPKAIQSRISSLISRIVQPSLFIVPFSAFQLLDIYWKSEHRLKCSGETCTAAERSRYERAFFKAQRNVILCLAACFLYWCIYRICSYHKEIERLEEVEKREKKD